Proteins from a genomic interval of Xiphophorus maculatus strain JP 163 A chromosome 7, X_maculatus-5.0-male, whole genome shotgun sequence:
- the ankzf1 gene encoding ankyrin repeat and zinc finger domain-containing protein 1 isoform X2, giving the protein MTTCTDLRSIFDLCSNEEASKLTEVNSVLKETGSSTDCVTIRGPHDDWNREVSDKMACSACKCSFDNREEQREHYKLDWHRFNLRQKMAGLLPITAEEFEKKTRAGDLSSISGSESDSDEEDMESDGRGTGSNITGTDNESSAEPNATTGRLNSKVVFQNAAGEYLSIYRCALMGKADSDEHDVVSSLNTVNQKTVWVILMTGGGHFAGAVFEGKQVLDHKTFHRYTVRAKRGTAQGLRDSQNRSHMARSAGATLRRYNEAALVKDIQDLLLTWAEHLNRASAVFVRAPSYNKAIFFGGRGGPLQKNDLRVRSLPIATRRATFREVQRVHEVLSTVQVYGKDADMSAVYSPTKTAWKKKPKAAAQKITGEQKDILLAPGEENNESSDEEGEEIQLEMVELTIGTLDLREHEMHPCRRRKRRRKKKEQGKLHNQETGSMNAGASELEDVVSKATPAEEEEETPHQEQSVKTRKKKPQGQKQLDAVDESVDYGLRDALFTACKVGDVGALCSLLQLPQETMDHPEKMEENISTAPLSLLNKPIDSSGFSLLHVAAAAAQKAVVRLLLHAGADPACRDNKGQTLYTVAPDKDTRNVFRKYMGENPDKYDYSKAQVPGPLTAETESKKVEKKKAQRAQRKHREKEQKEEKRKQELEAEEKKKFASLTDREKRALAAEKRLAEQAVASGVSLSNVQRCWSCGESLLGKIPFNYLEYTFCTPRCVQAHRKANAPPNKS; this is encoded by the exons atgaCAACTTGTACCGACCTCCGCTCCATCTTCGACTTGTGCTCAAATGAAGAAGCTTCTAAGCTGACTGAGGTAAACTCTGTCCTGAAGGAGACTGGATCATCCACAGACT GTGTGACAATTAGAGGTCCACATGACGACTGGAACAGAGAGGTGTCAGACAAAATGGCCTGCTCTGCCTGCAAATGTTCCTTTGATAACAGAGAGGAACAG agagAGCACTACAAGCTTGACTGGCATCGGTTTAATTTAAGACAAAAGATGGCAGGATTGCTTCCCATCACAGCAGAAGAGTTTGAGAAGAAAACCAGAGCCG GAGACCTGTCGAGTATCTCAGGGTCTGAGTCTGACTCTGATGAAGAGGACATGGAGAGTGACGGCAGAGGAACCGGGAGTAACATTACTGGAACAGACAATGAGAGTTCAGCTGAGCCTAATGCAACAACTGGCCGGCTCAACAGTAAGGTGGTGTTTCAAAATGCCGCAGGAGAATATCTGTCCATCTATCGCTGTGCACTTATGGGAAAG GCAGATTCTGATGAGCACGACGTAGTTTCCTCTCTGAATACTGTGAATCAGAAAACTGTCTGGGTCATACTGATGACGGGCGGCGGACATTTTGCTGGAGCTGTCTTCGAAGG aaaacaAGTTCTCGATCATAAGACTTTCCATCGATACACCGTTCGAGCAAAGAGAGGCACTGCCCAAGGACTCAGAGATTCCCAGAACCGCAGCCACATGGCAAGATCTGCAGGAGCGACTCTGAGGAGATACAACGAGGCAGCGCTCGTTAAG GACATTCAGGATCTTCTGCTAACCTGGGCTGAACACTTGAACAGGGCGTCTGCCGTGTTTGTTCGAGCTCCCAGCTACAACAAGGCCATCTTCTTTGGAGGCCGCGGGGGTCCCCTCCAAAAAAATGACCTCCGGGTCCGCTCACTTCCAATCGCCACGCGCAGGGCGACGTTTCGGGAAGTACAGCGGGTACACGAGGTCCTCTCTACTGTCCAGGTGTATG GGAAAGACGCGGACATGTCTGCCGTTTATAGTCCGACTAAGACGGCATGGAAAAAGAAGCCCAAAGCTGCAGCACAGAAAATCACGGGTGAACAGAAAG ATATATTGCTGGCACCAGGggaagaaaataatgaaagctCAGATGAAGAGGGAGAAGAAATCCAGCTGGAGATGGTGGAGCTCACGATAGGAACCCTGGACCTCAGAGAGCATGAAATGCATCCCTGCaggcggaggaagaggaggaggaaaaagaagGAGCAAGGCAAACTTCATAATCAAG aaacaggaagcatGAATGCTGGAGCAAGTGAGCTAGAAGACGTGGTGTCCAAGGCTACGCCtgcagaagaagaggaggagacgCCTCACCAGGAACAATCTGTAAAAACAAGGAAGAAGAAACCACAGGGGCAAAAACAACTAGATG CTGTTGATGAGTCAGTTGATTACGGCCTCAGGGATGCTCTGTTTACTGCATGCAAAGTTGGAGATGTAGGTGCTCTCTGCAGTCTCCTTCAGCTACCTCAGGAAACGATGGACCATCCtgaaaagatggaggaaaataTCTCTACAGCCCCTTTAAGCCTCCTGAATAAACCCATCGATTCATCAGGGTTTTCTTTGCTGCATgtcgctgcagcagctgcacagaAGGCCGTCGTCAGGCTGCTCCTACATGCAGGAGCAGATCCTGCATGCAG GGATAACAAAGGCCAGACGCTGTATACTGTCGCACCCGACAAAGATACTAGGAACGTCTTTCGTAAATACATGGGTGAGAACCCTGATAAGTATGACTACAGCAAGGCACAG GTCCCTGGGCCTCTAACGGCAGAGACTGAATCCAAAAAGGTGGAGAAGAAAAAGGCCCAAAGAGCTCAGAGGAAGCATCGGGAGAAAGAGCAgaaggaggaaaagaggaaacaggagttggaggcagaggagaagaaaaagtttgCATCTCTGACAGATCGGGAAAAG AGAGCGCTGGCAGCAGAGAAAAGGTTGGCAGAACAAGCGGTTGCCTCAGGGGTCAGCCTCTCTAATGTCCA GAGGTGCTGGTCATGTGGAGAATCTCTGCTCGGGAAAATCCCGTTCAACTACCTGGAGTATACATTCTGCACCCCACGATGCGTGCAAGCTCATCGGAAAGCAAATGCTCCTCCAAACAAGTCCTAA
- the ankzf1 gene encoding ankyrin repeat and zinc finger domain-containing protein 1 isoform X1 — protein sequence MTTCTDLRSIFDLCSNEEASKLTEVNSVLKETGSSTDCVTIRGPHDDWNREVSDKMACSACKCSFDNREEQREHYKLDWHRFNLRQKMAGLLPITAEEFEKKTRAGDLSSISGSESDSDEEDMESDGRGTGSNITGTDNESSAEPNATTGRLNSKVVFQNAAGEYLSIYRCALMGKADSDEHDVVSSLNTVNQKTVWVILMTGGGHFAGAVFEGKQVLDHKTFHRYTVRAKRGTAQGLRDSQNRSHMARSAGATLRRYNEAALVKDIQDLLLTWAEHLNRASAVFVRAPSYNKAIFFGGRGGPLQKNDLRVRSLPIATRRATFREVQRVHEVLSTVQVYGKDADMSAVYSPTKTAWKKKPKAAAQKITGEQKDILLAPGEENNESSDEEGEEIQLEMVELTIGTLDLREHEMHPCRRRKRRRKKKEQGKLHNQETGSMNAGASELEDVVSKATPAEEEEETPHQEQSVKTRKKKPQGQKQLDEAVDESVDYGLRDALFTACKVGDVGALCSLLQLPQETMDHPEKMEENISTAPLSLLNKPIDSSGFSLLHVAAAAAQKAVVRLLLHAGADPACRDNKGQTLYTVAPDKDTRNVFRKYMGENPDKYDYSKAQVPGPLTAETESKKVEKKKAQRAQRKHREKEQKEEKRKQELEAEEKKKFASLTDREKRALAAEKRLAEQAVASGVSLSNVQRCWSCGESLLGKIPFNYLEYTFCTPRCVQAHRKANAPPNKS from the exons atgaCAACTTGTACCGACCTCCGCTCCATCTTCGACTTGTGCTCAAATGAAGAAGCTTCTAAGCTGACTGAGGTAAACTCTGTCCTGAAGGAGACTGGATCATCCACAGACT GTGTGACAATTAGAGGTCCACATGACGACTGGAACAGAGAGGTGTCAGACAAAATGGCCTGCTCTGCCTGCAAATGTTCCTTTGATAACAGAGAGGAACAG agagAGCACTACAAGCTTGACTGGCATCGGTTTAATTTAAGACAAAAGATGGCAGGATTGCTTCCCATCACAGCAGAAGAGTTTGAGAAGAAAACCAGAGCCG GAGACCTGTCGAGTATCTCAGGGTCTGAGTCTGACTCTGATGAAGAGGACATGGAGAGTGACGGCAGAGGAACCGGGAGTAACATTACTGGAACAGACAATGAGAGTTCAGCTGAGCCTAATGCAACAACTGGCCGGCTCAACAGTAAGGTGGTGTTTCAAAATGCCGCAGGAGAATATCTGTCCATCTATCGCTGTGCACTTATGGGAAAG GCAGATTCTGATGAGCACGACGTAGTTTCCTCTCTGAATACTGTGAATCAGAAAACTGTCTGGGTCATACTGATGACGGGCGGCGGACATTTTGCTGGAGCTGTCTTCGAAGG aaaacaAGTTCTCGATCATAAGACTTTCCATCGATACACCGTTCGAGCAAAGAGAGGCACTGCCCAAGGACTCAGAGATTCCCAGAACCGCAGCCACATGGCAAGATCTGCAGGAGCGACTCTGAGGAGATACAACGAGGCAGCGCTCGTTAAG GACATTCAGGATCTTCTGCTAACCTGGGCTGAACACTTGAACAGGGCGTCTGCCGTGTTTGTTCGAGCTCCCAGCTACAACAAGGCCATCTTCTTTGGAGGCCGCGGGGGTCCCCTCCAAAAAAATGACCTCCGGGTCCGCTCACTTCCAATCGCCACGCGCAGGGCGACGTTTCGGGAAGTACAGCGGGTACACGAGGTCCTCTCTACTGTCCAGGTGTATG GGAAAGACGCGGACATGTCTGCCGTTTATAGTCCGACTAAGACGGCATGGAAAAAGAAGCCCAAAGCTGCAGCACAGAAAATCACGGGTGAACAGAAAG ATATATTGCTGGCACCAGGggaagaaaataatgaaagctCAGATGAAGAGGGAGAAGAAATCCAGCTGGAGATGGTGGAGCTCACGATAGGAACCCTGGACCTCAGAGAGCATGAAATGCATCCCTGCaggcggaggaagaggaggaggaaaaagaagGAGCAAGGCAAACTTCATAATCAAG aaacaggaagcatGAATGCTGGAGCAAGTGAGCTAGAAGACGTGGTGTCCAAGGCTACGCCtgcagaagaagaggaggagacgCCTCACCAGGAACAATCTGTAAAAACAAGGAAGAAGAAACCACAGGGGCAAAAACAACTAGATG AAGCTGTTGATGAGTCAGTTGATTACGGCCTCAGGGATGCTCTGTTTACTGCATGCAAAGTTGGAGATGTAGGTGCTCTCTGCAGTCTCCTTCAGCTACCTCAGGAAACGATGGACCATCCtgaaaagatggaggaaaataTCTCTACAGCCCCTTTAAGCCTCCTGAATAAACCCATCGATTCATCAGGGTTTTCTTTGCTGCATgtcgctgcagcagctgcacagaAGGCCGTCGTCAGGCTGCTCCTACATGCAGGAGCAGATCCTGCATGCAG GGATAACAAAGGCCAGACGCTGTATACTGTCGCACCCGACAAAGATACTAGGAACGTCTTTCGTAAATACATGGGTGAGAACCCTGATAAGTATGACTACAGCAAGGCACAG GTCCCTGGGCCTCTAACGGCAGAGACTGAATCCAAAAAGGTGGAGAAGAAAAAGGCCCAAAGAGCTCAGAGGAAGCATCGGGAGAAAGAGCAgaaggaggaaaagaggaaacaggagttggaggcagaggagaagaaaaagtttgCATCTCTGACAGATCGGGAAAAG AGAGCGCTGGCAGCAGAGAAAAGGTTGGCAGAACAAGCGGTTGCCTCAGGGGTCAGCCTCTCTAATGTCCA GAGGTGCTGGTCATGTGGAGAATCTCTGCTCGGGAAAATCCCGTTCAACTACCTGGAGTATACATTCTGCACCCCACGATGCGTGCAAGCTCATCGGAAAGCAAATGCTCCTCCAAACAAGTCCTAA